taacatgtgttttcttttacaatggactgcgtcttttcagtccgttcCCGTCCTCGGAGCGGGCTTCATATAAGTGGCGGCGCAAGGCTGATCCTCATATCAGTATCATCAgcgccgcaactttggcatttagctgggtgcggtggactaaaccaccgcactttacacagacgaagccgcgttgacagaagttgttaaaccgccgcaactttggcatttagctgggtgcggtggacggtagttgtgtgtggtttaagaaatctttgtgttttatgattctctttgtggtttgtgatttgaatatatgtttagtggcgcacagaattttaatttacattggcgagaaagaggaaataaagcttgtcggtagtggttgggaaggggaatgtgaatgtgtgtggggcgagttgggaaaatggctgcttggcttggcgtcggcATTTTAATGTATTCCTTATTGGCGTTAATTCTTAAATTTTTAACAGTTTAGTTGGGCGGCAAACAAGTTAAGGGGCTCGTTAGTCGCCCGACGTGTCACACCGCTTCATCTGCCTCGTCGATCATCtgtaactgtatctgtatctgtacaaAGGAGCCTAGAATTTCTTAGATCTGTGTTCTTCTACCATCCTCTACATGGATTGGTTCCACATTAATCCTAAAGATGCACAAATTTTATAgcttgaacaaaaaaaaaaaaaaacacatacaatAATCGCATGTCACATATTATGTTTTTTGTGGAGAGggaaggggaggggagggttccaaagtatttaCACGGTCCAATGTTTGCACGGGTAATATAATGGAGATTCTCTTGGTAAAGATTTTATTCGTAATTTATTCGCCCAACTATCGAGAAAGACTCGCGTGTGCCGTACGATACGATCCATTACGATACGATATCGTCTGTgggctatatatgtatgtatattgatgtgtgcatatgtatgtacaatccgAAGAGAGGATTACTCTTGTTTTGATCTCTTTCCTAGATGATAATATCGTATCAGTGGTTCTGGAAGGGGGTGCTTAAACCTACGACGAACGCTATAATCCAGTGGATGGGTCGGAATAGGTGTCCTGTTCCTCCGCTCAGACATAGACCTCTCCTGTCTTGGCCTCGGGACTGTGTTTGGCGAGGGTTGAGGTAGCACTcgtggccgttgccgttgccgtggcgCCGCTCTGGGGCAGGGCGATCGTGCCACCGGATGAAGAGTTGTCCACTGTATCCACTGTGGGGCTCCTGCCGAACGCACCGAGGAGCGCACTGTGGGGTCCTGCAGGTTGAAGCTCAGACTGAAGCTGTTGTTCCGCGAAatgttgccgctgccgttcagGGCTTCACGGACAGGAGGGCCGTGGTGgtgatgccgccgccgccgcccgcaCCCGGCCCCACGGTCATGCCTTTGCTGGAGccactgttgctgtagccgtccTGCTCCTGGGCCAGTTCCACGATGGACAGGGACGAGGGGAAGCGCTGAATGGAGAGCGAGACGGGGATCGTGGTGATGACGTCATTGGGCTCGTAGCCACTGGCCGTTGTCGTGATGGTCGGCAGCTGGGCGTTCGCCGCGATGGGAAGGATGCTCAGGGTCCCCGTGGGAATGGTGtacccgccgccgctgctgttgcccATCATGAAGGGAAACGACAGCGTGGTGATGTTCGTGGCAGCGGAGAGGGCT
This DNA window, taken from Drosophila miranda strain MSH22 chromosome Y unlocalized genomic scaffold, D.miranda_PacBio2.1 Contig_Y6_pilon, whole genome shotgun sequence, encodes the following:
- the LOC117195121 gene encoding uncharacterized protein LOC117195121, whose translation is MPLRVWHGYEPNDVITTIPVSLSIQRFPSSLSIVDLAQEQDGYSNSGSSNGMTVGPGAGGGGGITTTALLSVKPLNGSGNGNISRNNSFSLSFNLQDPTVRSSVRSAGAPQWIQWTTLHPVARSPCPRAAPRQRQRPRVLPQPSPNTVPRPRQERSMSERRNRTPIPTHPLDYSVRRRFKHPLPEPLIRYYHLGKRSKQE